The region CAGGACTAAGTAAGCTAAGACTATCAAATGATAAATAAATCCATCTTAAGTCCTATGACATTTTTACCATCTCGTTGCATAATAAGAGTGTAAAGAAAACTTCTATTAAATAAAGAAGTGCTATTTAGCTAAGGAGGCTATTATTATGAAAGAACGTGAAAGAGTATTTGAGTTAGTTAAACAAGGCGTAATTACGACAGAGGAAGCTCTTGTCCTATTAGAAAATATCGCAACAGAGAAAGATGAAAAAATTGTTAAAAAAGAAGCAATAAATGTTAAGAAGCAAACACCCCTATCTGAAGATGAAGTTGAAAAGGCAGAGCCAGAGCTTTCAGAGCTCCCTGATTTTGACACTGCACAGGAAGAAGCTTTTCAAAAACTTGTCGAATCTGAAGAGGCGGACCGAAAGCGTTTAGAAAAAATACTAGATGAATTAGTAACAGAGGCTAATCGGGCGTCGGTTTCTTTAGACGAAGTAACGGCAGAAATAAAAGGTCTTGAACTTGAGATGAATGAAAAACAGGAAGAACTAATGGTCTTAAATACTATTGAAGAACTTGAAGCATTAACGCCAGAGCAAAGTCAGAAACAAGCTGAATTAGAAAGTGAGTTGCAAGATTTAACTGCTACTAAATTAGAACTAGAATCAGAACAGTCAAATTATGAAGAACAATTATCAAGCTTGCGTAAAGAACAGAAAGAAGCTGAAAAAGAACAAAAAAATGAACGTTTTGATTTCACAGAAGATTTGGAAGAAACATTCAATGAATTTGGTCAAAAATTTGGTGAGGCAAGTTCGCATTTTGGTAGAAAGATGGGCGTTGCAGGCGTGCAATTAGGACGTTTTGTAAAAGATACTATTAGAACTGTTTCAGATACCGTCAACGAGAATGTTGATTGGAAAGATATTAATATAAAAGTCCCTGGTATGACATCAAATAGTTTCCAACATGAATTTTATTATCCTCAAACAGGTGCGTCATTAATAGACGTTAAGGTAGCCAATGGGCAAGTAATGTTTAGTACTTGGGAGTCTGAAGATGTTAAAGTAGAGGCTAATGTTAAGCTATACGGTAAAATAACAGCAGATACTCCTTTTGAGGCATTTCTAGAAAGAAGCCAAATTTGCGTAGATGATGATACTATATCATTTCAAATACCTAATAAACGTATTAAAGTTGACTTACATTTTTATTTACCACAACGAGTTTACGATCACATGTCAGTTAAATTATTAAATGGCGATGTGGATATCATGGACTTAGAAGCGAAAGATATTTTTTTAAAGAGTACTAATGGTGATATGATTTTAAAAAATGTGACGGCAACGATGTTAGAAGTAGAAGGTGTTAATGGGAATGTTGTTGTAAAAGATAGTACTATTATGGATCTATTGGCAGAGTCAGTAAATGGTGATTTCGTTATCCAATCTATGATTGAAAGTGCTGGAATTTCGAATGTAAATGGTGATATTAAAATTACTGCTCAAAAAGAAAATTGAAAAAAATCGAAGCTAAAGTTGTCAATGGGACTATTAAAGTAGCAGTACCAGAAGATATTGGCATTGAAGGGTTAGCTAAAACTAGTATTGGGTGTATAAAAAATAGAATGGCCCACTATGACATTATTCGTGAAAAAAATGAAAAAACTAATCAAATGTTACAGTTTCGTCGTTTTAATGAAAATCAAACAGTTTACTTGAGTTTAAGTACTACAACGGGTAGTATTTATTTGAAAGATAGTGACGAAGCATAAGTAGAAAGATGCTAAATTGATTTAGCAAGGAGAGATGAAGATGAGTAGAAAATTAACTAAATCTAAAAATAATATTGTCGTATCAGGTGCTTTAGGTGGTATTGGTGAGTACTTAAGAATTGACCCAACTATTATTCGTGTGATATATATAATTATGACCTTTATGTCTGCGGGCGTACCTTTTGTTTTGTACTTTTTATTGATGTTGGTAATTCCTTCAAGTCCTTCTAGTGACAACTATCAAGATTATGGACGTACTAAGAATCCTTATCAAGGGTTTCATCGTTATAAAGATAATCAGGAATTTAAAAGTGAAAAGAAAATGAAACCAAGAAAAGAAGCAGAGAAGGTTGAAGAGGATGATTGGAGCGATTTTTAATGAGTTATTTTCAGAGATTAGCAGTTAATACTTTAAGTTTTATCTCTCTTTCAATGCTTTTACCGAATAATATGTTTTATGTTAGAAGTATTGTAACTGCTATAGTAGCAAGTGTGATTTTATCAGTTTTAAACACGTTGGTTAAGCCTATATTACATTTGTTATCTTTACCAATTACGTTACTTACATTCGGTTTGTTTAGTTTTATAATAAACGGAGCGATACTTAGTTTAACTGCTAATTTATTAGGAGAACAGAGTTTTAGTTTTTCAAGTTTCGGGACAGCTGTTTTAGTTGCTGCTATTATGTCATTTGTTAATTCTGTTGTCATTAACCATAACATGGGAAGCAAGTATTGATCAGATTTGATTTAGAGAAGTTTTTAACTAGATTAATGCTATTTGACCCTACCAAGACAAACGACATTATTTTATAGAAACGTTGTGTCAAAGTAGCCCTTAAATGAGCTGCTTTGAGCAACGTTTTTTCTTGTACGTTATTATCATATCTATTTCTTTCAGTGTCTTTTTTTAAATAAGGTGAAGACTGCTTCTAGTACGTCTACGTCAAAAAAATAATTGAGAGAGTATTCTAGCAAAAATCACTTATTTTATAGATAGTAGGTGTAGCAATTTGATTTTAAATAAAGGATGTTCTTTATATCATATCAAGCTTGTGTAGTGTCTGTTTTAAGTGGTGAGGTACTTGCTGATAAAAAACTTATAGTGTGATCATAAGTTTTTTAGATTTTGTGAGGATGAGATGTGGCGAGGACATGTAAGAATAGAATATCCCATAATAAAAAAGATAATGTCCCCTATTTGTAAGGGACATTATCTTTTTTAAATTTTTAACGTTTCAACGCTTTGTTTATCTGGCGTGACAAATAGAGTATGCTGGTTGTCATAAATAACGAAACCTGGTTTTGCACCATTAGGTTTTTTGACGTGCTTAGCTGCTACATAGTCAACAGGGACAGAGGCGGACAAGCGGTATTTAGAAAAATAAGCAGCTAACATCGCAGCTTCTTCCAAGGTTTGAGAGGAAGGATCGGCTGATTGAATAATCACATGTGAACCAGGAATATCCTTTGCATGAAGCCATATCTGGTTTTTTTCTGCAATTTTAAATGTTAGTTGGTCATTTTGAAGATTATTTTTTCCAACTAAGATAGGTGTCCCATCTGTAGAAAGATATTTTTCAGGTTTACTTTTGGCTTTTTTTTGTTTTTGAATATCTTTACGTTTTGGTCGAATATACTTTTCAGCAATTAATTCTTCTCGCATAATATCAACATCCATTGGGGAAGCTAGTTCTAACTGCGATAAGACAGATTCTAAATAGTTGTATTCTTTCTTAGCATTTTCGAGCTGTTCTTGAATAATCTTAACGCCATTTTTTAATTTGCCATACTTTTGGAAATATTTTTGGGCATTTTGAGAAGGGCTTAAATCTTCACGTAAAGAAATTGTAATGGGTAAGTTATCCTCATAATAATTTTCTAAAGTGATTTTTTTGGCACCTTTTGGCACCTTATGTAGAAATGTAGTTAATAACTCTCCTTTTTGTCGATATTCTTCAGCATTTTCAGTTTCTAATAAAGATTTTTCCAATTTTTTAGATTTAGTAGCAATTTTTTTAGCCTCATTTTCAATCGTTCTAACTAATT is a window of Vagococcus intermedius DNA encoding:
- a CDS encoding PspC domain-containing protein, producing the protein MSRKLTKSKNNIVVSGALGGIGEYLRIDPTIIRVIYIIMTFMSAGVPFVLYFLLMLVIPSSPSSDNYQDYGRTKNPYQGFHRYKDNQEFKSEKKMKPRKEAEKVEEDDWSDF
- a CDS encoding phage holin family protein, which translates into the protein MSYFQRLAVNTLSFISLSMLLPNNMFYVRSIVTAIVASVILSVLNTLVKPILHLLSLPITLLTFGLFSFIINGAILSLTANLLGEQSFSFSSFGTAVLVAAIMSFVNSVVINHNMGSKY